ATAACGCTGGCTCCTTATCCGCCGCTCGAGCGGTTTTATTTTTCTCCGCTGAAAATTCTGGAGTATATGGCTGCCGGAAAAGCAGTTGTTGCTTCTAACATCGGACAGATTCATGAAATGATCCGTGATGGTGAAGATGGCCTCCTTGTTCCGGCTGGAGATGCAACAGCTCTCGCCGAAACAATACGGAGTCTTGTGAAGGATCGGGAGATGCGAAATCTTCTCGGATGGAAAGCGAGAAGATCCGCGTGCAGGCAACATACATGGCTGCAGCGCGCCGGCGAGGTGATAACGCTGGCTCAAACGATCCATAGGCCATGAGATCGATTGCACAGATCTGGAAACAAAAAACCGGTCGGTGGCGCTCTTTCGCCAGCGTAGCTCATCGTTTCGTTCGCTATATTCGAAAACAAATTCCGCAGTTGATTCTGACGCTCGTTTGCGGACTTGGTTATACGCTGATGCGAGTCCTCGAACCGTGGCCCCTGAAAATGATTTTCGACAATGTATTGTTGATGAAGCCATTGTCCGGTGCGCTCCAGTGGCTTCCTGCGGAGCGTTTCCAGCTTCTGTATTCTCTGATAGGAGCGACAATTTTTCTCGCGGTTCTCCGCGGAATCTTCTACTACTATCAACAGCTCTTGTCTTCTCTGGTGGGAAATAAAGTCGTTTCAGAATTGCGGACCGACTTGTACGTTCACTTGCAGCGTCTTTCGTTCAGTTTTCATGATAGACGAAAGACCGGCGACCTCCTCACTCGTCTGACTTCGGATATCCAGGTGCTCCGCGAAATACTCGTTTCCATGCCGCTTACCGTCTTAGAGGAATTGCTTCTCCTTTTAAGTATGGCCATCGTGATGTTCCTGATGGATTGGCGTTTAACTGTTGTCTCATTATTTGTTTTGCCGGCGCTTGCTCTTTTCTTAAAGAGTTATCGCCATCCGATGAAAGAACAGATGCGAAAGCAACGGGAACGAGAGGGTCGTCTTGCAACTCTTGCATCCGAGGTGTTTGGTGCAATCAAGGTTGTTCAGGGATTTCGACGAGAGGAATACGAAGTAGAGCGTTTCGGAAAGCATAACAAGAAAAGTTTGCGTTCAGGACTTAGAGCCGCCCGGCTGGAGGCCAAAATGAACTGGGCCACAGAACTGGCCGTTTCCACTATCACCGCGCTGGTTCTGGCTATCGGCGTGAACCGAGTTTTGGCCGGATATCTTACGCCGGGAGATTTGCTGGTTTTTGTTGCATATCTAAGAACTTTTTACCGCCCTTTGCGCAGGATCTCACGCATGGCGGAACGATCAGCAAGAGCAACTGCGGCCGGGGAGCGGATCCTGGAGATGCTGGAAACCGAACCGGCCGTGAGGGATAAGCCGGGCGCGATGCGAGCGCCAAAATTCAGTGGTTCCATCTCCTTTGAACACGTTACGTTTCGGTATGCGAAAAATATTCCGGCACTCATCGATGTGCATTTTGAAATCAAACCGGGTGAACGGGTCGCAATTGTTGGACCGACAGGGGCAGGAAAGAGCACCCTTGCCAGTCTGATCCCTCGTTTCTACGACCCAACGCATGGGCGTGTCTGCATTGATGGTTACGATATCTGTGATCTCATGCTGGATTCCCTGCGAAACCAGATCAGCCTGGTGTTTCAGGAACCGGTTTTGTTTGCTGCATCGATCTTTGAAAATATCGCTTACGGAAAAGCCGCCGCTACAAACGAAGAAGTAATTCAGGCAGCAAGCCGGGCCGGCATTGACCGGATCATACAGTCTCTTCCGGAGGGATA
This genomic interval from bacterium contains the following:
- a CDS encoding ABC transporter ATP-binding protein/permease produces the protein MRSIAQIWKQKTGRWRSFASVAHRFVRYIRKQIPQLILTLVCGLGYTLMRVLEPWPLKMIFDNVLLMKPLSGALQWLPAERFQLLYSLIGATIFLAVLRGIFYYYQQLLSSLVGNKVVSELRTDLYVHLQRLSFSFHDRRKTGDLLTRLTSDIQVLREILVSMPLTVLEELLLLLSMAIVMFLMDWRLTVVSLFVLPALALFLKSYRHPMKEQMRKQREREGRLATLASEVFGAIKVVQGFRREEYEVERFGKHNKKSLRSGLRAARLEAKMNWATELAVSTITALVLAIGVNRVLAGYLTPGDLLVFVAYLRTFYRPLRRISRMAERSARATAAGERILEMLETEPAVRDKPGAMRAPKFSGSISFEHVTFRYAKNIPALIDVHFEIKPGERVAIVGPTGAGKSTLASLIPRFYDPTHGRVCIDGYDICDLMLDSLRNQISLVFQEPVLFAASIFENIAYGKAAATNEEVIQAASRAGIDRIIQSLPEGYKTVIGERGATLSGGQRQCVAIARAIIRDAPIVILDEPTTGLDSYSSSLVLQALDRLMEGRTVLMISHQLRSVQEADHILVIGSGTVVQEGTHVELFARPGLYRSLVLESGEFLL